The DNA window GCGGCCCAGGTGTTTCGGCGGCATGGGCAGTTCCACCTGGCTCGTGGACGACACCCCACATGCCATTGCGGACGATCTCGATAATGGAATCGCTGACGGCAACATGGTGTCGCTTAGGCTGGTAATCCTCCCACTTCCCCGTCTTGTTATTATAGATTGCGCGTGCAGCGTGCGGTTGCACCCATACACCGTGATTGGCCCAGCATGACGCGTATGCAGCTTGCTGCAACGGTGTCACGCCGATCTCGCCCTGACCGATGCCCTGACTGACGATATATCCTTTCGTCCATCCGCGGGGGTAATGTTTGTTCATCCATTGGGTATTCGGGACGCTTCCGTTTCCTTCGAATGCAAGATCGGCACCGGTCGTATGGTCGAACCCGAAATCTCGCGCATACTTCTGCATCGAGTCGATACCCAAGGCGAGAATCGCTCGGTAATAGAATACGTCGCACGATGCAACGATCGAGCGATGGAAATTCACTGCACCGTGCGTCGCATCGTCTTTGTACGTGTGATCGCCGTAAGTGAACGATCCGCCGCAGTTCAAAGAGAAATTCAGTGGCCAGGTTTTCGTTTGCATCGTCGCAGCGGCCATCATCAGCTTCCACGTCGATCCGGGCGGATAGCGGGTTTGTGTTGCGCGATTGAAGAGTGGATGGCTGGGATCGAGCATTACTTCCTGATACTCGGCTTTCGATGTACGCCCGCTGAAAATATCAAGATCAAAATCGGGCTTGCTCACGAGTGCCAGGATATCGCCGGTATTCGGGTCCATAGCAACCACCGCACCGTGCATTCCTTCGAGAAGTTGCTCGGCATATTCCTGGAGATCCATGTCCATCCCAAGTTGGATACTTTGCCCATCGACGGAATTCTGATCGGATGCTCCTTCACGAAACCGGGCCTGTCGCTGTCCGCGCGCATCGACGGCAACATATTCGTACCCTTTCTGTCCACGAAGCTCCCGCTCGTGATAATTTTCGAGGCCGGTCGTACCGACGATATCACCAGGATGATAGTAACTGCTGTCGGCCGTGGTGTCGAGCTCTTCGAGCTTTGTTTCCGAGATCTCCTTCGTAAACCCGAGCAGATGGGATGCCCTGACCGGAGCAACATACTGCCGCTTCGACTCGAAGGTCACATCAACCCCCGGCAACTGGTCGAAATGTTCTTCGATGGCTGCTATAACCCGTGCATCGACATCGCTGATGATCTTGACCGGCTGGAATCTGGTGTAGGTACCCGATTGATTCAACCGATTCAAAATGTAGGTCGTATCTACCCCGATGAGCGATGCCAACAGCGGCAACGTCGTCTTGCGGTAGGGTTGGAAGTCCTGCGGTGTGATGGTGATCGCGTAGGACGGAATGCTGGCGGCAATCACACGGCCATAGCGGTCGTAAATAGCGCCGCGAACCGGAATACGCTCAATGCGTTTAATACCTTGTGCACTTGCTGCACCTCGCAGTTCGGCTCCCTCGAGTATCTGCAGCTGCACAAAACGGGTGGTAAACCCGGCGAAGACGAGCGCAACGATTGTCGCGAAGATTCGTCGTCGGGTTGGAGATGCAAACTCGTGGTCGGAAAAGAAATCGAACATGCGTAGCATCAGAACCCTCAGCCGCCGACTCCTTGTTCCATCTCGCTGTTTTTTCGTATTTTTATTGCCTAAATATCCCCACGGCTTATGAAGCACATCGTACTCTTGATACTGGCTGGTTTGGTGATATCCTGCAGTCGTTCGAACGACGAACCGTGGGTGCTCACGAAGGACATTAATATCACTGCATACAAATCCGACCCGGAGAACGGGAAGCAATATCTTGATGTCATTTACGAAAATGCGACCCCGTTCAATGTTCGAAAACTCAAGATCGAATTACTCGAACGAACGGGGACGAAAATCGATACGGTAGTCAAGGAGATCACGCCGGAACAGATACTCCACCCGAAGGACCGTCATCTTGCAAAGCGGCCGGTCGGCGAACCAATCGCCACCTTCGATGAGGTCAGCGTCGGTCGTGTCTGGCTCGTGAAGGAGTAGTCAAGTCAATCCATGAGCCAAACATTTGTATTTGACATCGAAACCGTACCGCTTCCGTTCGACGAATCGTTCGACGACGTTCAGAAAGAATACCTGCTGCGCGGTGCGACAACCGAAGAGGAGAAAGAGAACCTCAAGCGTTTCGGCGCACTCAACCCACTGCTCGGACGGGTAGTGTGTATCGGATTATACGTCCCCGAAGCACAAAAAGGCGTCGCATTATCTCTCGGTCCAGAGGAATCGGAAGATACCGTCGAATATGAAGGCCACAGCGTCAAGTACAAGACCTTCATTGACGAGTCTGCGATGCTCTCGCATTTCTGGCAGGGTCTCGAGGACTCGCGCTATTCCGCATTCGTCACATTCAACGGCCGCAACTTCGATTGCCCGTTTCTGATGCTACGTTCGGCCGTATTGGGGGTGCGCCCGAGCGTGAACATGATGGCTGGGACTCGGTGGTCGTTCCGGGTGTCGGGTAAACGCTCTGAGGCCGACCACATCGACTTGGCCGATAAACTGGTTTTCGGAGCAGGTTTCGACCGCAACGGGGCAACACGTAAGTTCAATCTCGATTTCTATACCAAGAGCTTCGGCATCAGATCACCGAAGGCCGAAGGCGTCACCGGATACGAGGTGCCGGAGTATTTTGCTGAAGGCAAAATACGTGAGATCGCGGAATACTGCATGCGAGATGTTGTCGCGACGGCTGAATTGTATGACCGTTGGAATGCGTTATTACGGTTCTAAGTAACGCATCGCACCTGCTATTTTCTATCCATTCTTCATAGCGCGACGTTTTATCCGCCACCGTCGTCGATCGTCCGAGGCGAACGTGGGTGGCAAACGACGGTTTATTTCCGTCATCACGTTCATTGCGATCGGGGCAGTTGCACTCGGCACGGCGACACTGATCGTGGCGCTTGCGATTCTCTCCGGCTTCGAACAGACACTCACCGACAATGTCGTCGGCTACACCGCGCATGCCGAGATATCGTCGTATGGCAACCGCCCGTTGCCGGAGTACCCGACGACCATTCGGAAATTAACAGCGAGAGTACCCCAGATCAAAGCGATCACACCATTCGTCGAGCAGGAAGCGATCATCCGTAGTTCGAGTGGAATCGTCGGATCGGTCGTTCAGGGAGTGCCGATCGGCGATTCGATGACATACGCGTTCAAGAAGCTCATCAGCGGCCGCATCCCGAACGACGCCTTCACCGATTCGATCCCCGAGATCGTCATCAGCAAAGGCGCTGCGAAGGAGTTGCATACGACCGTCGGTAAAGTCCTTACCATCTTTCGGTTTATCGAAGGCATGCAGACACGCGAGGACATGCTGCGATTCCTCCAGCGATTCCGGGTCGTCGGTATTTTCGAGACCGGGATGAGTGAGTATGACAATGCACTGGCATATACCACACTTGCAAGTGCTCAGCATTTCCGCATGATCAGCCCGACGCAGGTCAGTGGCTTTCGGCTGCTCTTCCATGATTTGTCGAACATCAAGGGGACGATGCTCGATCTCAAACGCGAGTTGCATTACCCCTACTTTGCGCAAAGCGTGTATGAAATGTACCCCACGATCTTCGGCTGGATCGAACTCCAGAAAAAACCTATCCCGATCATTCTGGGGCTCATCATCATCGTTGCGGCGTTTAATGTGATCTCGACACTCCTCATTCTCGTCATGGAAAAGACGCGCCAAGTCGGGATCCTGAAGTCGCTCGGAGCAGCGAACGGAAGTATCCTATCGATCTTTGTGACCGAAGGAGCGTACATCGCCTTGATGGGTACTCTGTTCGGAAATATTCTCGCACTCGTGTTGTCGTGGCTGCAATACCACTACCACTTTTTTAAGTTACGGGCCGACATCTATTTTATGCCGAGTGTACCGATCTCGATCGAATGGCAGCATTATGTGCTTGTGAGCCTCATTGCACTCGCCATCACGATCACTTCTGCATTCATTCCGGCACGGATCGCGACGAAGATCATGCCGGTCAAGGCCTTGAAATTCGGATGACCCCTGTCAGAGTTGTTACCGGTTTGCTCGTTCGCAACGGCACGGTATTGATGTGCGAACGACGCAGCGATAAAATCTACCCGTTGCATTGGGAATTTCCGGGCGGGAAGGTCGAGCCCGGTGAATCCTTGTACGAAGCACTTCGCCGAGAACTCAACGAAGAACTCCGTATCGATACCCTAGCGGCACGGGAGTACTTCGAGGACGTAATGACCTACTCGAACGGCATCACCTATCATGTCACATTTTTCATCGTGACGAGCATCACCGGTGAGCCAGTCAACACGGAGTTCAATGCCATCGGCTGGTTTTCTGCGTCGGAGCTTTCGTCGCTTCTGCATTTGAGCGGGAATACACAGATCATCCGGCGCCTCGTTACGGAGGGTATTCCGGCGGAATGACCACGGCGCAACGAACACGGTTTCTCGAAGCCCGACGTCGGCTCCTTCGGTGGCATCGCGAACAGAACAAGCGATCGTTTTCGTGGCGGCATGATGTTCGCGTTCCGTACCACGTCTGGCTCTGCGAGATGATGGGCCAACAAACGCAAGCCAGCCGCATCGAAGAATACCTTCGTCGATTTCTGAATCGCTTCCCTACGGTGCACTCGCTTGCAGAGGCCCCCCAACGCGATGTCGTGCGTGCGTGGCAGGGGCTCGGATATAATCGCCGTGCTGTCTATCTTCACAAAGCGGCAAAACAGATCGTCGAGCAATTTGACGGTTCGCTTCCGTCGACCGAGACCAAATTACGATCTCTTGCCGGTGTTGGCGAATACACCGCACGTGCAATCCAAGTATTCGCCTTCGGCAAGCATGTTTCGGCCGTTGACGTCAACGTGAGTCGAGTTCTGACCCGCCTTTCAAAACGCACACAAGACCGGGCTTTTCTACTGCCGATCTCGGATGTACACGAGATCAACCTCGCTATTCTACCGTCGAAGCGTACCCGTGACTGGCATGAAGCGATCATGGACCTCGGGGCAACGATCTGCACGAAAAATCGTCCACAGTGCGATTCCTGCCCGTTGCGTTCGCAGTGTCCGTCGGTCGGGTTGCAAAACGCACAACGGCCCGAACGAAAGAACTCAAAGACAGAACCACTGTTCTTCGGCCATCCGAAACGCATTTGGCGAGGTCGCGTACTGAAATTGATTGCGGCATCACCGCTGTCTCGGCAACGACTTCGCTCGGTGCTATCGGCGAACCATTCGATCGATGCCTCGATCGCCGACGATATACTGACACTTGTGCTCCCGGGGCTATTGGAGGAGGGATTTATTCACCTGACAAAGAGTCGCTATGAGCTCCGATAACGCGGCAACACTACTACCGGAGCCATGGGCTGGAGTATATGCAGAGCGAAAGGATGCGATACGGGCGCGTCTCGCCGACTTCGCCGCAGTACCTGTTACGGAGCATTTTTACGAATTACTCTTTTGCATACTCACCCCGCAGTCGCAAGCGAAAAACGCCGAGCAGGTAATCGCGAAGCTCAAATCCGATCGTTTCCAGGAGATGGCCTTCGACCCTACCGATCTTCTGCGTACACCCGAGCACTATATTCGCTTTCATAATACAAAAGCAAAACGCCTGCTCGCGATCCGCGATATGTTCGCGGATATCAGTTCGCTGTTACGGACACATTGGTCGGAGCCACTTGTACTGCGCGCCGCGATCAGGGAAACAGTCCCGGGGTTCGGACTCAAGGAAAGCTCGCACTTTCTTCGCAATATCGGCATCCGCGACCTTGCCATCCTCGACCGTCATATCCTGAAGCATCTCAAGGCCGTTGGCATCATTGGGCGCATCCCGGCATCACTGACCGACAAGCGCTACTTCGCGATCGAGAAAAAATGGAAGAAGTTTGCGTCCAGGGTCGGAATACCTATCGATGAATTGGATCTCCTCTTTTGGAGCATGGAAACCGGCGAGATACGGAAGTAGAAACAGACGGCAGGTTAGCGTTTGAACGGCTCGATGCGATCGCTGAAATCCGGACGGTAATAATCCTGGCTTTCAAATTCCTGAGCCCAACCGTTGGTGAAATCGAACTCGTCGAGTAGTTCGAGGACTTTCTCATATTCACGAGCTCGAATGCGACGGTTGAGCAACATCAATCGTTCGGAGCGATCTGCGTTGACATCGTTGATCAGATTGGTCGGATAATACTGGCTCATTACCGATAATGTCAGTGACGGCGACAACTCATTCGCGATCATCCGCAGTGTATCTTCCGAGCCCGCCATATCGTTCGGCAGTACAAGGTGCCGAATAATCATCCCGCGCTTGACCAGTCCATCCTCTCCGATCAACAGATCGCTTCCCATCTGCCGATACATCTCCGCAAGCGCCAGACGCGAATGATGCACATAGTCCTTCACGCCGGAGTAATCGTATCCCGCTTGTTCATCGGAGTATTTGACGTCGGGAAGATAGACATCAATGATTCCGTCGAGCAGTCGGAGCACATCGACAGAATCGTAACAATTTGTATTATACACCAGTGGAATATGCAATCCCCGTTCGCAAGCGATCAGGAGCGACTCGACGATCTGCGGGGTAAAATGTGTCGGAGAAACAAAACCGATAGAATGGCAGCCTCGCGAGTCCTGCAGTTCGATCATCATCTCAGCGAGTCTCTCGGCCGTCACTTCATTCTGCTGCTCCTGTTTGTATCGTTGGCTGATCTGGAAATTCTGACAATAGACACATCGGAGATTACAATTCCCGAAGAAGACATTCCCCACCCCATTGGTGCCGACAAGTGCAGGTTCTTCGCCGAAGTGAGGGCAATACGAAGAAACAATCGCTTTTGCGCCACTATAGCATCTGGCGATCTCGCCCTTTGTGCGGTCAACGGC is part of the Bacteroidota bacterium genome and encodes:
- the mrdA gene encoding penicillin-binding protein 2, encoding MFDFFSDHEFASPTRRRIFATIVALVFAGFTTRFVQLQILEGAELRGAASAQGIKRIERIPVRGAIYDRYGRVIAASIPSYAITITPQDFQPYRKTTLPLLASLIGVDTTYILNRLNQSGTYTRFQPVKIISDVDARVIAAIEEHFDQLPGVDVTFESKRQYVAPVRASHLLGFTKEISETKLEELDTTADSSYYHPGDIVGTTGLENYHERELRGQKGYEYVAVDARGQRQARFREGASDQNSVDGQSIQLGMDMDLQEYAEQLLEGMHGAVVAMDPNTGDILALVSKPDFDLDIFSGRTSKAEYQEVMLDPSHPLFNRATQTRYPPGSTWKLMMAAATMQTKTWPLNFSLNCGGSFTYGDHTYKDDATHGAVNFHRSIVASCDVFYYRAILALGIDSMQKYARDFGFDHTTGADLAFEGNGSVPNTQWMNKHYPRGWTKGYIVSQGIGQGEIGVTPLQQAAYASCWANHGVWVQPHAARAIYNNKTGKWEDYQPKRHHVAVSDSIIEIVRNGMWGVVHEPGGTAHAAETPGPHDCNIAGKTGTAQNPHGKDHAWFICFAPFDKPKIAMCVMVENAGFGGAVSAPIARKLIKEYLYHEREDPAPSMLPNTPQYEAWREARYAKHSGPSSPKPPVSTPPAAEAVENGKR
- a CDS encoding ribonuclease H-like domain-containing protein, whose amino-acid sequence is MSQTFVFDIETVPLPFDESFDDVQKEYLLRGATTEEEKENLKRFGALNPLLGRVVCIGLYVPEAQKGVALSLGPEESEDTVEYEGHSVKYKTFIDESAMLSHFWQGLEDSRYSAFVTFNGRNFDCPFLMLRSAVLGVRPSVNMMAGTRWSFRVSGKRSEADHIDLADKLVFGAGFDRNGATRKFNLDFYTKSFGIRSPKAEGVTGYEVPEYFAEGKIREIAEYCMRDVVATAELYDRWNALLRF
- a CDS encoding ABC transporter permease, which codes for MGGKRRFISVITFIAIGAVALGTATLIVALAILSGFEQTLTDNVVGYTAHAEISSYGNRPLPEYPTTIRKLTARVPQIKAITPFVEQEAIIRSSSGIVGSVVQGVPIGDSMTYAFKKLISGRIPNDAFTDSIPEIVISKGAAKELHTTVGKVLTIFRFIEGMQTREDMLRFLQRFRVVGIFETGMSEYDNALAYTTLASAQHFRMISPTQVSGFRLLFHDLSNIKGTMLDLKRELHYPYFAQSVYEMYPTIFGWIELQKKPIPIILGLIIIVAAFNVISTLLILVMEKTRQVGILKSLGAANGSILSIFVTEGAYIALMGTLFGNILALVLSWLQYHYHFFKLRADIYFMPSVPISIEWQHYVLVSLIALAITITSAFIPARIATKIMPVKALKFG
- a CDS encoding NUDIX domain-containing protein; amino-acid sequence: MTPVRVVTGLLVRNGTVLMCERRSDKIYPLHWEFPGGKVEPGESLYEALRRELNEELRIDTLAAREYFEDVMTYSNGITYHVTFFIVTSITGEPVNTEFNAIGWFSASELSSLLHLSGNTQIIRRLVTEGIPAE
- a CDS encoding A/G-specific adenine glycosylase codes for the protein MTTAQRTRFLEARRRLLRWHREQNKRSFSWRHDVRVPYHVWLCEMMGQQTQASRIEEYLRRFLNRFPTVHSLAEAPQRDVVRAWQGLGYNRRAVYLHKAAKQIVEQFDGSLPSTETKLRSLAGVGEYTARAIQVFAFGKHVSAVDVNVSRVLTRLSKRTQDRAFLLPISDVHEINLAILPSKRTRDWHEAIMDLGATICTKNRPQCDSCPLRSQCPSVGLQNAQRPERKNSKTEPLFFGHPKRIWRGRVLKLIAASPLSRQRLRSVLSANHSIDASIADDILTLVLPGLLEEGFIHLTKSRYELR
- a CDS encoding DNA lyase, producing the protein MSSDNAATLLPEPWAGVYAERKDAIRARLADFAAVPVTEHFYELLFCILTPQSQAKNAEQVIAKLKSDRFQEMAFDPTDLLRTPEHYIRFHNTKAKRLLAIRDMFADISSLLRTHWSEPLVLRAAIRETVPGFGLKESSHFLRNIGIRDLAILDRHILKHLKAVGIIGRIPASLTDKRYFAIEKKWKKFASRVGIPIDELDLLFWSMETGEIRK
- a CDS encoding radical SAM protein, with the protein product MEYIPSYRKMFESGELRHRADALHAMLSACNICPLDCAVDRTKGEIARCYSGAKAIVSSYCPHFGEEPALVGTNGVGNVFFGNCNLRCVYCQNFQISQRYKQEQQNEVTAERLAEMMIELQDSRGCHSIGFVSPTHFTPQIVESLLIACERGLHIPLVYNTNCYDSVDVLRLLDGIIDVYLPDVKYSDEQAGYDYSGVKDYVHHSRLALAEMYRQMGSDLLIGEDGLVKRGMIIRHLVLPNDMAGSEDTLRMIANELSPSLTLSVMSQYYPTNLINDVNADRSERLMLLNRRIRAREYEKVLELLDEFDFTNGWAQEFESQDYYRPDFSDRIEPFKR